In Neoarius graeffei isolate fNeoGra1 chromosome 15, fNeoGra1.pri, whole genome shotgun sequence, a single genomic region encodes these proteins:
- the dazap1 gene encoding DAZ-associated protein 1 isoform X1, which translates to MSALQSTTLGTDMNNLPGDEIGKLFVGGLDWSTTQETLRNYFSQYGEVVDCVIMKDKSTNQSRGFGFVKFKDPNCVRTVLDTKPHNLDGRNIDPKPCTPRGMQPEKTRAKDGWKGGKSDSNKSKKIFVGGIPHNCGEPELRDYFNRFGVVTEVVMIYDAEKQRPRGFGFITFEAEQSVDQAVNMHFHDIMGKKVEVKKAEPRDNKAPGPGQLGANQWGPRAILSAANGWAAQPAQSWQQSYGPQGVWVSTGQPLGGYGPPLPAGRGAAQPPSPFNAFLVTAPPPGGFGAPQGYPQQGYSTPPQFGYSFGTPQGDQFVPQGMPPPPTTPGAGPLGFAPATTPTQDMSKAPPAQPDFSYSQYGLGNYPQDPSAYGPTRPSHSYGQDEQGYSAGYGQDLSGFGHSFADPSQQTASYGAPSAQPTSAPQPTASTFGRGQNHNVQGFHPYRR; encoded by the exons ATGTCCGCACTCCAGTCCACAACTCTCGGTACAGATATGAACAACCTACCTGGAGATGAAATTGG GAAGCTGTTTGTGGGTGGATTAGACTGGAGTACGACTCAAG AGACTTTACGAAATTACTTCTCCCAATATGGAGAGGTTGTGGACTGTGTCATCATGAAGGACAAAAGCACAAATCAGTCCAGGGGCTTTGGCTTTGTGAAGTTTAAAGatccaaactgtgttcggactgtGTTGGACACCAAGCCTCATAACCTTGATGGTAGAAAT ATTGACCCTAAGCCATGTACTCCAAGAGGAATGCAGCCGGAGAAGACAAGAGCAAAAGATGGCTGG AAAGGAGGTAAAAGTGACAGCAATAAATCCAAGAAGATATTTGTTGGTGGAATTCCCCACAACTGCGGTGAACCTGAACTCAGGGACTATTTTAACAGATTTGGAGTG GTCACAGAGGTGGTAATGATCTATGATGCAGAGAAACAGAGACCCCGAG GTTTTGGATTTATTACTTTCGAGGCCGAACAATCAGTGGACCAGGCTGTCAACATGCATTTTCACGACATCATGGGCAAAAAA GTTGAAGTGAAGAAGGCTGAGCCTCGGGACAACAAAGCTCCTGGCCCTGGGCAGCTGGGAGCCAATCAGTGGGGACCCAGAGCCATCTTAAGTGCGGCCAATGGCTGGGCTGCACAGCCTGCTCAGAGCTGGCAGCAGAGCTATGGCCCTCAGG GTGTTTGGGTGTCCACAGGGCAACCATTAG GGGGATACGGTCCTCCTTTGCCAGCAGGCCGAGGTGCTGCCCAACCTCCTTCACCCTTTAATGCGTTCCTAGTTACAGCACCCCCGCCAGGAGGATTTGGGGCACCTCAGGGATATCCACAGCAGGGCTATAGCACACCACCTCAATTTG GGTATAGTTTTGGCACGCCACAAGGTGACCAGTTTGTACCCCAAGGAATGCCTCCACCTCCTACTACTCCTGGAGCTGGACCTCTGGGCTTTGCCCCTGCTACCACTCCTACTCAGGACATGAGCAAAGCCCCACCAGCACAGCCTGACTTCTCTTATAGCCAGTACG GCTTGGGTAACTATCCTCAGGACCCCTCTGCCTACGGACCAACGCGTCCTTCTCACAGTTATGGTCAGGATGAGCAGGGATATAGTGCAG GTTATGGGCAGGATCTGAGTGGCTTTGGACATAGCTTCGCTGACCCTAGCCAGCAGACTGCCTCATATGGTGCCCCTTCTGCACAGCCTACATCAGCACCGCAGCCCACAGCGAGTACTTTTGGTCGTGGGCAAAACCATAATGTCCAGGGCTTCCATCCTTACCGGCGCTGA
- the dazap1 gene encoding DAZ-associated protein 1 isoform X2, with amino-acid sequence MSALQSTTLGTDMNNLPGDEIGKLFVGGLDWSTTQETLRNYFSQYGEVVDCVIMKDKSTNQSRGFGFVKFKDPNCVRTVLDTKPHNLDGRNIDPKPCTPRGMQPEKTRAKDGWKGGKSDSNKSKKIFVGGIPHNCGEPELRDYFNRFGVVTEVVMIYDAEKQRPRGFGFITFEAEQSVDQAVNMHFHDIMGKKVEVKKAEPRDNKAPGPGQLGANQWGPRAILSAANGWAAQPAQSWQQSYGPQGVWVSTGQPLGGYGPPLPAGRGAAQPPSPFNAFLVTAPPPGGFGAPQGYPQQGYSTPPQFGYSFGTPQGDQFVPQGMPPPPTTPGAGPLGFAPATTPTQDMSKAPPAQPDFSYSQYGYGQDLSGFGHSFADPSQQTASYGAPSAQPTSAPQPTASTFGRGQNHNVQGFHPYRR; translated from the exons ATGTCCGCACTCCAGTCCACAACTCTCGGTACAGATATGAACAACCTACCTGGAGATGAAATTGG GAAGCTGTTTGTGGGTGGATTAGACTGGAGTACGACTCAAG AGACTTTACGAAATTACTTCTCCCAATATGGAGAGGTTGTGGACTGTGTCATCATGAAGGACAAAAGCACAAATCAGTCCAGGGGCTTTGGCTTTGTGAAGTTTAAAGatccaaactgtgttcggactgtGTTGGACACCAAGCCTCATAACCTTGATGGTAGAAAT ATTGACCCTAAGCCATGTACTCCAAGAGGAATGCAGCCGGAGAAGACAAGAGCAAAAGATGGCTGG AAAGGAGGTAAAAGTGACAGCAATAAATCCAAGAAGATATTTGTTGGTGGAATTCCCCACAACTGCGGTGAACCTGAACTCAGGGACTATTTTAACAGATTTGGAGTG GTCACAGAGGTGGTAATGATCTATGATGCAGAGAAACAGAGACCCCGAG GTTTTGGATTTATTACTTTCGAGGCCGAACAATCAGTGGACCAGGCTGTCAACATGCATTTTCACGACATCATGGGCAAAAAA GTTGAAGTGAAGAAGGCTGAGCCTCGGGACAACAAAGCTCCTGGCCCTGGGCAGCTGGGAGCCAATCAGTGGGGACCCAGAGCCATCTTAAGTGCGGCCAATGGCTGGGCTGCACAGCCTGCTCAGAGCTGGCAGCAGAGCTATGGCCCTCAGG GTGTTTGGGTGTCCACAGGGCAACCATTAG GGGGATACGGTCCTCCTTTGCCAGCAGGCCGAGGTGCTGCCCAACCTCCTTCACCCTTTAATGCGTTCCTAGTTACAGCACCCCCGCCAGGAGGATTTGGGGCACCTCAGGGATATCCACAGCAGGGCTATAGCACACCACCTCAATTTG GGTATAGTTTTGGCACGCCACAAGGTGACCAGTTTGTACCCCAAGGAATGCCTCCACCTCCTACTACTCCTGGAGCTGGACCTCTGGGCTTTGCCCCTGCTACCACTCCTACTCAGGACATGAGCAAAGCCCCACCAGCACAGCCTGACTTCTCTTATAGCCAGTACG GTTATGGGCAGGATCTGAGTGGCTTTGGACATAGCTTCGCTGACCCTAGCCAGCAGACTGCCTCATATGGTGCCCCTTCTGCACAGCCTACATCAGCACCGCAGCCCACAGCGAGTACTTTTGGTCGTGGGCAAAACCATAATGTCCAGGGCTTCCATCCTTACCGGCGCTGA
- the dazap1 gene encoding DAZ-associated protein 1 isoform X3: MKDKSTNQSRGFGFVKFKDPNCVRTVLDTKPHNLDGRNIDPKPCTPRGMQPEKTRAKDGWKGGKSDSNKSKKIFVGGIPHNCGEPELRDYFNRFGVVTEVVMIYDAEKQRPRGFGFITFEAEQSVDQAVNMHFHDIMGKKVEVKKAEPRDNKAPGPGQLGANQWGPRAILSAANGWAAQPAQSWQQSYGPQGVWVSTGQPLGGYGPPLPAGRGAAQPPSPFNAFLVTAPPPGGFGAPQGYPQQGYSTPPQFGYSFGTPQGDQFVPQGMPPPPTTPGAGPLGFAPATTPTQDMSKAPPAQPDFSYSQYGLGNYPQDPSAYGPTRPSHSYGQDEQGYSAGYGQDLSGFGHSFADPSQQTASYGAPSAQPTSAPQPTASTFGRGQNHNVQGFHPYRR; encoded by the exons ATGAAGGACAAAAGCACAAATCAGTCCAGGGGCTTTGGCTTTGTGAAGTTTAAAGatccaaactgtgttcggactgtGTTGGACACCAAGCCTCATAACCTTGATGGTAGAAAT ATTGACCCTAAGCCATGTACTCCAAGAGGAATGCAGCCGGAGAAGACAAGAGCAAAAGATGGCTGG AAAGGAGGTAAAAGTGACAGCAATAAATCCAAGAAGATATTTGTTGGTGGAATTCCCCACAACTGCGGTGAACCTGAACTCAGGGACTATTTTAACAGATTTGGAGTG GTCACAGAGGTGGTAATGATCTATGATGCAGAGAAACAGAGACCCCGAG GTTTTGGATTTATTACTTTCGAGGCCGAACAATCAGTGGACCAGGCTGTCAACATGCATTTTCACGACATCATGGGCAAAAAA GTTGAAGTGAAGAAGGCTGAGCCTCGGGACAACAAAGCTCCTGGCCCTGGGCAGCTGGGAGCCAATCAGTGGGGACCCAGAGCCATCTTAAGTGCGGCCAATGGCTGGGCTGCACAGCCTGCTCAGAGCTGGCAGCAGAGCTATGGCCCTCAGG GTGTTTGGGTGTCCACAGGGCAACCATTAG GGGGATACGGTCCTCCTTTGCCAGCAGGCCGAGGTGCTGCCCAACCTCCTTCACCCTTTAATGCGTTCCTAGTTACAGCACCCCCGCCAGGAGGATTTGGGGCACCTCAGGGATATCCACAGCAGGGCTATAGCACACCACCTCAATTTG GGTATAGTTTTGGCACGCCACAAGGTGACCAGTTTGTACCCCAAGGAATGCCTCCACCTCCTACTACTCCTGGAGCTGGACCTCTGGGCTTTGCCCCTGCTACCACTCCTACTCAGGACATGAGCAAAGCCCCACCAGCACAGCCTGACTTCTCTTATAGCCAGTACG GCTTGGGTAACTATCCTCAGGACCCCTCTGCCTACGGACCAACGCGTCCTTCTCACAGTTATGGTCAGGATGAGCAGGGATATAGTGCAG GTTATGGGCAGGATCTGAGTGGCTTTGGACATAGCTTCGCTGACCCTAGCCAGCAGACTGCCTCATATGGTGCCCCTTCTGCACAGCCTACATCAGCACCGCAGCCCACAGCGAGTACTTTTGGTCGTGGGCAAAACCATAATGTCCAGGGCTTCCATCCTTACCGGCGCTGA